The proteins below are encoded in one region of Sphingobacterium sp. R2:
- a CDS encoding OmpA family protein yields MKLKLQFVLALASAGLFANNANAQNVKASSIVGTTPFGPASQYRTWSIGIGAGVTNQTNIAGFNRANYEDLAWNLGYSAYIKKQISPSFGIKASYFGGKTGGAFKDGTQSFEAKTPWSAALSGEFQAANTNWRFFNSFIKPYASVGVGVMNSKTTLTTGSTSQEADGISKIYVPLDMGFKFAVAKGINFELGYQLNWVNQNFDGIRGGQYKNDLFTYIHGGLEFALGSGSKPALNNSNPVATLVNDYTLKYDDLKAQNDALNAKNQALQNQLDGLNSDLKDDDGDGVANRYDKCPGTPSGVQVDGSGCPIVVKNETRVVEKVVVTEADRKVVADAIKNLEFDLGKSTIRPTSYATLNKVAELLIEKNFSLKLAGHTDNTGSRELNMRLSKERAESVKAYLVSQGANASRIEATGYGPDQPIASNKTAAGRQQNRRVEFTLY; encoded by the coding sequence ATGAAACTAAAATTACAATTCGTACTCGCGCTTGCATCTGCGGGCTTATTCGCGAATAATGCAAATGCTCAAAATGTGAAAGCATCATCCATTGTAGGAACAACGCCATTTGGGCCAGCTTCACAATATAGAACATGGTCCATCGGTATTGGCGCCGGAGTGACAAATCAAACTAACATTGCTGGCTTTAACCGTGCAAACTATGAGGATTTAGCGTGGAATTTGGGCTATAGTGCCTACATTAAAAAGCAAATTTCTCCTTCTTTTGGTATCAAGGCGAGCTACTTTGGAGGTAAAACTGGTGGAGCGTTTAAAGATGGAACACAATCTTTTGAAGCTAAAACACCTTGGTCTGCGGCCTTGTCGGGAGAATTCCAAGCGGCCAACACCAACTGGAGATTTTTCAACAGCTTCATCAAGCCTTATGCATCGGTCGGTGTGGGTGTGATGAATAGCAAAACTACTTTAACAACCGGATCAACTTCGCAGGAAGCGGACGGCATTTCTAAAATATATGTACCATTGGATATGGGATTTAAATTTGCTGTAGCTAAAGGTATCAACTTTGAGCTAGGTTATCAATTAAACTGGGTTAACCAAAACTTTGACGGAATTCGAGGTGGTCAATATAAAAATGACTTGTTTACTTACATCCATGGTGGTTTAGAATTTGCATTGGGTAGCGGTAGCAAACCTGCTTTAAACAATTCAAATCCTGTCGCGACATTGGTCAACGACTACACCTTGAAATATGATGACCTTAAAGCACAAAATGATGCTTTAAATGCTAAAAACCAAGCGCTACAAAATCAATTGGATGGTTTGAACAGTGACTTGAAAGATGATGATGGCGACGGTGTTGCCAACAGATATGACAAATGCCCGGGTACTCCTTCAGGGGTACAGGTAGATGGATCTGGATGTCCAATTGTGGTGAAAAACGAAACTAGAGTTGTAGAAAAAGTTGTGGTAACAGAAGCTGACCGAAAAGTAGTCGCTGATGCCATTAAGAACTTGGAATTCGATTTGGGTAAATCGACAATACGTCCTACTTCATACGCTACCTTAAATAAAGTTGCAGAACTGTTAATCGAGAAAAACTTCAGTTTAAAACTAGCTGGACACACGGATAATACAGGTTCACGTGAATTGAACATGCGCCTATCAAAAGAACGCGCTGAATCGGTGAAAGCATATCTTGTATCTCAAGGCGCTAATGCATCACGCATTGAAGCGACAGGCTACGGTCCTGACCAACCTATCGCATCCAATAAAACTGCTGCTGGACGTCAACAAAACCGTCGCGTAGAATTTACACTTTATTAA
- a CDS encoding universal stress protein yields the protein MKKNILLPVDFSAHAINAINYAVHLCLEKGYALHLYHNYTSASAVFEEENSPNDANSPVFKADILIKNLAESIKLQHPTLEISTQCERGMITETLPELATPDQFDFLVMGTKGITNEDSKLIGSTTYVISKKAKIPVLAIPNEAHYTPIDTVGLLSNFKEEEIHTVKDFVNIIGKDFELKLMHVHYDHSSENRIEDKLEVWKYKIKKHIGVTNIAIEVDSIQGDIEDLDTVPEVINEMIHNEKIKVLLVTRSRKSFFERVFSRSVAKALFSHPLVPMFFTKA from the coding sequence ATGAAAAAAAACATTCTACTACCGGTAGATTTTTCTGCTCATGCGATCAATGCTATTAACTATGCGGTGCACCTATGTCTGGAAAAGGGTTATGCCCTCCACCTTTATCACAATTACACCTCTGCTTCTGCGGTGTTCGAGGAAGAAAACAGCCCTAATGATGCAAATTCTCCCGTATTTAAAGCGGATATCCTTATCAAAAATCTGGCAGAATCAATAAAGCTACAACATCCCACACTTGAAATATCTACACAATGTGAGCGAGGAATGATTACAGAAACGCTACCTGAACTCGCTACTCCTGATCAGTTTGATTTTTTAGTTATGGGCACTAAGGGCATCACCAATGAGGACAGTAAGCTTATTGGCAGCACCACGTATGTCATTAGCAAAAAAGCCAAAATACCTGTATTGGCCATTCCAAACGAAGCACATTATACACCGATAGATACTGTCGGCTTACTGTCCAATTTTAAAGAAGAAGAGATCCATACAGTAAAAGATTTTGTCAATATTATCGGTAAAGATTTTGAGTTGAAACTTATGCATGTACACTACGATCACTCATCAGAAAATAGAATTGAGGATAAGCTTGAAGTATGGAAATATAAGATCAAAAAACATATCGGCGTCACCAATATTGCAATCGAAGTTGATTCAATTCAAGGCGATATTGAGGATCTAGATACAGTTCCAGAAGTCATTAACGAGATGATCCATAACGAAAAGATCAAAGTGCTATTAGTGACAAGATCGAGAAAATCATTCTTTGAACGTGTCTTTTCGCGTTCAGTCGCAAAAGCATTATTTAGCCATCCGTTAGTCCCCATGTTTTTCACAAAAGCATAA
- a CDS encoding OmpA family protein, with protein MKISLKKSGLLVVAGILSTASFAQSTKDASIEGTTPLGSATQYRTWSIGVGAGVTSLQNIAKFNNGGYDKLDWNLGYSAYIKKQISPSFGLKATYFGGKTSGYVNSDKQTGFETKTPWSVALSGEFLAANTNWRFFNSFIKPYASIGVGVMNAETAGIANGNRGEYGDSYSKIYVPADFGFKFAVAKGINFELGYQLNWANQRFDNRMGTDNPVGQQYKNDLFTYAHAGLEFALGSGSKPALNNSNPVATLVNDYTVKYDDLKAQNDALNAKNQALQGQLDGLNNDLKDDDGDGVANKYDKCPGTPSGVQVDGSGCPIVVKNETKVVEKVVVTEADKKVVADAIKNLEFDLGKATIRSSSYATLNRVAALLIEKNFSLKLAGHTDNTGSRELNMRLSKERAEAVKAYLVSQGANASRIEATGYGPDQPIATNKNAAGRQQNRRVEFTLY; from the coding sequence ATGAAAATTAGCCTTAAAAAATCAGGATTACTTGTTGTGGCAGGAATTTTATCCACCGCATCCTTTGCGCAAAGCACAAAAGACGCATCAATTGAAGGCACAACACCATTAGGCTCGGCAACACAATATAGAACGTGGTCGATCGGTGTGGGAGCAGGTGTAACGAGCTTGCAAAATATCGCCAAGTTTAACAACGGTGGTTACGATAAATTGGATTGGAATTTGGGTTATAGTGCTTACATCAAGAAGCAGATCTCCCCATCCTTTGGATTAAAAGCTACTTATTTTGGTGGAAAAACATCAGGCTACGTTAATAGCGATAAACAGACAGGATTTGAAACTAAAACACCTTGGTCTGTAGCGTTGTCGGGCGAGTTTTTAGCAGCAAATACCAACTGGAGATTTTTCAACAGCTTTATTAAACCGTACGCATCCATTGGTGTTGGTGTAATGAACGCCGAGACCGCTGGAATCGCTAACGGGAACAGAGGAGAATATGGTGACTCGTATTCTAAGATTTATGTACCGGCAGATTTTGGTTTTAAATTCGCCGTAGCAAAAGGTATCAACTTTGAACTTGGTTACCAATTGAATTGGGCGAACCAACGTTTTGACAACAGAATGGGTACCGATAACCCAGTGGGTCAACAATACAAAAATGACTTATTCACTTATGCTCATGCAGGCCTAGAATTTGCATTGGGTAGTGGTAGCAAACCTGCTTTAAACAATTCTAACCCTGTCGCAACCCTTGTCAATGACTACACGGTTAAGTACGATGACTTAAAGGCACAAAATGATGCATTGAATGCTAAAAATCAAGCGTTACAAGGACAATTGGATGGTCTTAACAATGATCTTAAAGACGACGATGGCGATGGTGTTGCTAACAAATATGATAAGTGCCCAGGCACACCTTCAGGTGTTCAAGTGGACGGATCGGGTTGTCCAATTGTTGTTAAAAACGAAACCAAAGTCGTAGAGAAAGTTGTCGTTACAGAAGCAGATAAGAAAGTTGTCGCTGACGCGATCAAAAACTTGGAGTTTGATTTAGGTAAAGCAACTATTCGCTCCAGCTCTTATGCGACATTGAATAGAGTTGCCGCTTTATTAATCGAAAAGAATTTCAGCTTAAAGCTTGCCGGTCACACAGATAATACAGGCTCTCGCGAATTAAATATGCGTTTGTCTAAAGAACGTGCAGAAGCTGTAAAGGCGTATTTAGTATCGCAAGGTGCTAATGCTTCGCGTATAGAGGCCACTGGATATGGTCCTGATCAACCAATTGCAACGAATAAAAATGCAGCTGGTCGTCAACAAAACCGACGCGTTGAGTTCACCCTTTATTAA
- a CDS encoding universal stress protein, which translates to MSKLLIPVDYSENARVAAFYAAQVATMSNHEITLFHSFTSHSNKFANAKHLVDPTEMEAHQKMEKLVAELLQEYPSLKISTLFDNGILAETLEKQEIKETYQTIIMGTKGVTGLESVLIGSNTYDVIKESKIPVLAVPKNAIKLKKDTIGLLTNFKPGELEVLKQAIPLYGKDFHLQLIHINKNELEIKVLGKKLENWIEEIISETGIEDISYIVKSPSYFAGSRENVANGIHTIIRDEDIDVILITKSRKTFFQNIFTENIVKHLAFEIEVPNFFGRVE; encoded by the coding sequence ATGTCTAAACTATTAATACCTGTCGATTATTCCGAAAATGCACGAGTTGCGGCATTTTATGCAGCACAAGTGGCTACCATGTCAAATCATGAGATCACACTCTTTCATTCGTTCACATCACACAGCAATAAGTTTGCAAATGCGAAGCATTTAGTAGACCCTACGGAGATGGAAGCTCATCAAAAAATGGAGAAGCTTGTAGCTGAACTTCTACAAGAATATCCTTCACTTAAAATTTCTACCTTATTTGACAACGGTATTTTGGCCGAAACACTGGAAAAACAAGAGATAAAAGAGACATACCAAACGATCATTATGGGTACAAAAGGAGTTACAGGACTCGAATCTGTTTTGATCGGAAGTAATACTTATGATGTTATTAAAGAGTCCAAAATCCCTGTTTTAGCTGTTCCAAAAAATGCGATAAAGCTCAAAAAGGATACCATTGGTTTGTTAACAAATTTCAAACCTGGCGAACTTGAAGTGCTCAAACAAGCTATTCCGTTATATGGCAAAGACTTCCATCTTCAACTGATTCACATTAATAAAAATGAACTGGAAATCAAAGTATTAGGAAAAAAACTAGAAAACTGGATCGAAGAGATTATTAGTGAAACTGGCATTGAAGACATTTCATACATTGTCAAATCGCCTAGTTATTTTGCGGGTTCTCGAGAGAATGTCGCTAACGGTATTCATACCATTATCAGGGACGAAGACATTGATGTTATTTTGATTACAAAAAGTAGGAAAACTTTTTTTCAAAACATTTTTACTGAAAATATTGTTAAGCATCTGGCTTTTGAAATTGAAGTGCCAAACTTCTTTGGGCGTGTAGAGTAA
- a CDS encoding TonB-dependent receptor — protein MIKTSLVGLLLSIVSVEILLASVVHGQLLNREISISFNESSIPAVFERLESQNIHIAFDAAKYNLSNKKVSSKIFIKSSVRDVMHYLLKETNLTAIDNGVYITLTEKTIQQSGRISGKIIDDRGQPLANASIKLVGMNKSTQTSLDGSYGFIVATGVYTLEVSYLSYRTQRIEGVKVESGQRTALNIEMKAQVNALETAVVTVPFKKASVAGLYAAQKNAASVTDGISAEQIARTPDNDIGQVLKRVTGLTTVNNRNVIVRGMSDRYNQAMLDGVVIPSTSQNRRDFSFDIIPTEMVSSVVVNKTATPDVSAEFSGGQVSVNTLDIPEKNFTSIQYGIGGNSRTTGKDFYRLGERKTSEFFGFNHSSSKQPQGIQPWFWNGEARRLDAPPGYILNDPKLNEEFLMPGSTLKYNDIDAIEQSKVVNADAMKLYRYKASPNQNLRFALGRRYAISNGLLFGFSASANIRNEQNIVPFNNVRGSGIINGYGEKQHMIESDTIGQNGAGTSYRFNSSSGLVANFGLKGQDFKLAFKNMYARTFNNNYSENIRATFTNLSSPPTKNQYQLPETMSLQQHQLSGEYQLPWDIKAEGMFAYNRIQQQILDERKLRYGLTTIIDGNYIFQSPNLLSLSNWSNHSETGFDSRMWTEINEHDYNWAMAFSRMFGAGKVVSTLMKVGYQGWKKNRDLSVFRLLPFTRSYLPDDPSKGAPAIEIPYDVLLSAANIGNGIGQAYYYPEPIGGSVYDGAMNSHAAYFMLDQKFWNKLRLVYGLRAEYYNLQNRQDEMFRKQNGDPNEDNNKLLLYKLMIREKNWKLLPSINATYSVSNTFNVRGSYSKTAIRPDFRETGFFGFYDFELDAIVSGDNVESTFIDNVDMRLEWYPSPGEIISLTGFYKYLDKPIELIENEDVSPGSAYVFNNMESAKNMGIEFEIRKNLGFLGEADWLSKAFINANGTLLKSEVNALSQWRHKLVDNVTVAERQKNRAPNQDRPLVGQSPWLLNLGVGYWGDDFGITTSYNHRGYRTNTASVNPNRVEYELAPRQLDLQVYKRFLRQQLEIKFNAANLLDEWTQYYQNQSAYSESKGENGEKIFDLVKGDNKYSRADDDIITYRKKDGRRFNLSVIYSF, from the coding sequence ATGATAAAGACATCGCTGGTAGGATTGCTTCTATCGATAGTTTCTGTCGAAATACTCTTGGCTTCTGTCGTACATGGACAGCTACTTAATAGAGAGATTTCCATCTCCTTTAATGAATCTAGCATTCCTGCAGTTTTTGAACGCCTAGAATCTCAAAACATCCATATTGCTTTTGACGCCGCAAAATATAATCTGTCGAATAAAAAAGTAAGTTCTAAAATTTTTATAAAAAGCAGTGTCAGAGATGTCATGCATTATCTTCTTAAGGAAACAAACCTGACGGCCATTGACAATGGAGTATACATTACATTGACCGAAAAAACTATTCAACAAAGTGGACGTATTTCGGGTAAAATAATTGACGACCGCGGACAACCATTGGCGAATGCCAGTATTAAATTGGTCGGTATGAATAAATCTACGCAAACCAGTCTAGATGGTAGTTACGGTTTCATAGTGGCGACAGGTGTATATACCCTTGAAGTAAGTTATTTGTCCTACCGTACACAACGTATCGAGGGGGTGAAAGTCGAATCAGGACAGCGTACGGCACTAAATATTGAGATGAAGGCGCAGGTAAATGCTCTGGAAACTGCTGTAGTGACAGTTCCGTTCAAAAAGGCTTCTGTGGCAGGACTGTATGCAGCACAAAAAAATGCCGCTTCAGTAACCGATGGGATTTCTGCAGAGCAGATTGCCCGAACACCAGACAATGATATTGGACAAGTTTTAAAACGCGTGACAGGATTGACAACAGTCAATAATAGAAATGTAATTGTAAGAGGAATGTCTGATCGTTACAATCAAGCAATGCTGGATGGGGTTGTGATTCCAAGCACTTCACAGAATAGGCGTGATTTTTCCTTTGATATTATTCCGACAGAGATGGTCAGCTCCGTTGTTGTCAATAAGACTGCAACACCGGATGTCTCTGCAGAATTTTCTGGTGGCCAGGTTTCAGTGAATACACTAGATATTCCAGAAAAGAATTTTACGTCGATTCAATATGGAATTGGTGGAAATTCCCGTACGACAGGAAAAGACTTCTATCGTCTCGGAGAGCGTAAGACATCCGAATTCTTTGGTTTTAATCACTCCTCTTCCAAGCAACCTCAAGGTATACAGCCCTGGTTTTGGAATGGCGAGGCAAGACGTCTAGACGCTCCCCCTGGATATATCTTGAATGATCCAAAGTTGAACGAGGAATTTTTGATGCCTGGTTCAACGTTGAAGTATAATGACATTGATGCCATCGAACAATCTAAAGTTGTCAACGCTGATGCCATGAAATTATATCGCTACAAGGCCAGTCCCAATCAAAATTTACGATTTGCATTGGGTAGACGATATGCGATCTCAAACGGATTATTGTTCGGATTCTCCGCCTCTGCAAATATTCGGAATGAACAGAATATCGTACCCTTTAATAATGTTCGAGGGTCTGGTATCATTAATGGATATGGGGAAAAACAGCACATGATAGAAAGTGATACAATCGGCCAAAATGGAGCTGGGACTTCGTATCGTTTTAATAGCAGTAGCGGATTGGTCGCAAATTTTGGATTAAAGGGACAGGATTTTAAGCTTGCATTTAAAAATATGTATGCACGCACCTTTAACAATAATTATAGTGAAAACATCCGGGCGACGTTTACAAATTTGAGTAGCCCGCCGACCAAAAATCAATATCAATTGCCTGAAACAATGTCTTTGCAGCAACACCAATTAAGTGGTGAGTATCAGCTGCCTTGGGATATCAAAGCGGAGGGGATGTTTGCTTACAATAGAATTCAGCAGCAGATTTTGGATGAGCGCAAGTTGCGTTATGGACTAACAACAATAATAGATGGAAATTATATCTTTCAAAGCCCCAATTTATTGAGTCTTTCTAATTGGTCCAATCATTCGGAAACAGGGTTCGATTCCCGTATGTGGACGGAGATCAATGAACATGATTATAACTGGGCGATGGCATTTTCACGAATGTTCGGGGCAGGGAAAGTCGTCAGTACATTAATGAAAGTCGGGTATCAAGGATGGAAGAAAAACCGCGATCTATCTGTTTTTCGGCTACTACCTTTCACAAGATCCTATCTTCCTGATGATCCCTCGAAAGGGGCGCCCGCAATAGAGATACCTTATGATGTATTGTTGTCTGCAGCAAATATTGGGAATGGTATTGGTCAGGCATATTATTATCCTGAACCTATTGGGGGAAGTGTCTACGATGGTGCAATGAATTCACATGCCGCATACTTCATGTTGGATCAGAAATTTTGGAATAAGCTGAGGTTAGTTTATGGTCTGCGTGCTGAATATTACAATTTGCAAAATCGTCAAGATGAAATGTTTAGAAAACAAAATGGTGATCCCAATGAGGATAACAACAAATTACTGCTGTATAAACTTATGATCCGTGAAAAAAATTGGAAATTATTGCCGTCAATCAATGCAACTTATAGTGTCAGTAATACTTTTAATGTGAGAGGAAGTTACTCCAAAACGGCTATTCGGCCGGATTTTAGGGAAACAGGCTTTTTTGGCTTCTATGATTTTGAATTAGACGCTATCGTTTCTGGGGATAATGTAGAGTCAACTTTTATCGATAATGTCGATATGCGGTTGGAATGGTATCCGAGTCCGGGCGAAATTATATCCCTGACAGGATTTTATAAATATTTGGATAAACCAATAGAATTGATCGAAAATGAGGATGTAAGTCCGGGGAGTGCATATGTTTTTAATAATATGGAGTCTGCTAAAAACATGGGGATAGAATTTGAAATCCGTAAAAACCTAGGTTTTCTCGGTGAAGCAGATTGGTTATCTAAAGCTTTTATAAATGCAAACGGGACTTTGTTGAAATCAGAAGTAAATGCATTGAGTCAGTGGAGGCATAAACTTGTTGATAACGTAACCGTAGCAGAACGACAAAAAAATAGAGCACCAAACCAGGACCGTCCATTAGTGGGACAGTCGCCCTGGTTGTTAAACTTGGGAGTAGGTTATTGGGGGGATGATTTTGGAATAACAACAAGTTACAATCATAGAGGCTACCGTACGAATACAGCATCCGTCAACCCGAATCGAGTAGAGTATGAACTTGCACCGAGGCAGCTTGATCTACAGGTGTATAAGCGTTTTCTGCGACAACAGCTGGAAATTAAATTTAACGCTGCTAATCTTTTAGATGAATGGACGCAGTATTATCAAAATCAGTCGGCTTACAGTGAATCCAAAGGCGAAAATGGAGAAAAGATCTTTGACCTTGTTAAAGGAGATAATAAATATAGTAGGGCGGATGATGATATTATAACTTATCGTAAAAAAGACGGGCGAAGGTTTAACCTTTCCGTGATCTATAGCTTTTAA
- a CDS encoding S41 family peptidase, with translation MRRLHAFVLAFSSLIFSSCEKDPPLKEPGSNETINQWTLDQMKRYYYWNDKIRSTQDYQQTPDLFFKNILYPEDHFSTILQTLNSDSYGNTLTNTFGFDMVQLQNQSGPIQLVTQVVPYSEADLAGLQRGDSLTHMNKTLMDQINFQSLLDKSLHLPAIQIKRHDGKVFNLPSSYISQPVVYTSKVISSSSKVGYIFISQFDFGGAYSLLEAIQNLKSKQIEELIVDLRYNPGGQVAFAAFCALLMADIKENYIFAKYRGNKNIKTIEDTFETTLLRQPDGYSFKASEVLKQGLHLKKIYILTGPNTASASEMLINGLNPYVQIIQVGTKTYGKDMASATISTPEEIHGTERSWHLIPMIYKIYNNTGQGDYGNGITPQKVTDEFAFLPLVPIGNSRDPLIQEALSTINNKDLKANSAVSVGAKTSTISSKYVSSSYHTIPIEVNIQNKTEE, from the coding sequence ATGCGTAGACTCCATGCTTTTGTGTTGGCTTTCTCTTCGTTGATCTTTTCCTCTTGTGAAAAGGATCCACCACTGAAGGAACCAGGATCAAATGAAACCATCAATCAGTGGACATTAGACCAAATGAAACGCTACTACTACTGGAATGATAAAATTAGATCAACCCAAGATTACCAACAAACTCCAGATTTATTTTTCAAAAATATCCTATACCCCGAAGATCATTTTTCCACTATCTTACAAACCCTAAATAGTGATTCGTATGGAAATACGCTAACAAATACTTTTGGCTTCGATATGGTTCAGTTACAAAATCAGTCTGGACCTATTCAATTAGTAACCCAAGTAGTTCCCTATAGTGAGGCAGACTTGGCAGGGCTTCAAAGAGGCGACAGTCTAACCCATATGAATAAGACATTAATGGATCAGATAAACTTCCAATCGCTATTAGACAAATCATTGCATTTACCGGCCATCCAAATAAAACGACATGACGGTAAAGTATTCAACCTTCCATCCTCTTATATCTCGCAGCCCGTTGTCTATACTTCAAAAGTCATTTCATCATCTTCCAAAGTCGGTTACATTTTTATAAGCCAATTTGATTTCGGTGGAGCCTATTCGCTATTAGAAGCAATACAAAACCTTAAATCAAAACAAATAGAGGAATTGATCGTCGATTTACGTTATAATCCAGGCGGTCAGGTTGCTTTTGCTGCATTTTGTGCTTTGCTAATGGCAGATATTAAAGAGAACTATATTTTTGCAAAATATCGGGGAAATAAAAATATAAAAACTATTGAAGATACCTTTGAAACAACCCTACTGAGACAGCCCGATGGTTATTCCTTTAAAGCGAGCGAAGTACTGAAACAAGGATTACATCTAAAAAAAATTTATATCCTGACCGGACCGAATACGGCTTCCGCATCCGAAATGTTGATTAATGGATTAAATCCATATGTACAAATTATTCAGGTTGGCACCAAAACATATGGTAAAGATATGGCGTCGGCAACAATTTCTACACCTGAAGAAATTCACGGTACCGAGCGTTCTTGGCATTTGATCCCAATGATATATAAAATCTACAATAATACGGGGCAAGGAGATTATGGCAATGGAATTACTCCGCAGAAAGTGACGGATGAGTTTGCCTTTTTACCTTTGGTTCCAATAGGCAATAGTAGAGATCCGCTCATACAGGAAGCATTGTCAACAATCAATAATAAAGATCTCAAAGCAAATAGTGCCGTCTCGGTAGGAGCAAAAACAAGCACTATCTCTTCCAAATATGTGAGCAGTAGTTACCATACCATACCTATTGAAGTTAACATACAAAACAAAACTGAAGAATAG